In a genomic window of Virgibacillus sp. SK37:
- the glmS gene encoding glutamine--fructose-6-phosphate transaminase (isomerizing): MCGIVGYIGQNDSKEVLLNGLEKLEYRGYDSAGIAMLNDEGVHVTKVKGRIAVLRDRVKSSIHATMGIGHTRWATHGVPSEENAHPHQSASGRFTLVHNGVIENYHDIKRDYLQSTTFVSETDTEVIVQLVEKLHEEYQDTKEAFRQVLKLLKGSYAIGLIDHEDKDTLYVAKNKSPLLVGIGEGFNLVASDAMATLKETDQYVEIHDQEIVLVKRDSVEIQTLDGEVITREAYTAQLDVSDIEKGTYPHFMLKEIDEQPFVMRKIINEYQTEDNELKLDEDIRAAMKTCDRIYIIAAGTSYHAGLVGKEFLEKLAKIPVEVHVASEFSYNMPLLSEKPLFVFISQSGETADSRAVLVKIKELGYPSLTITNVPGSTLSREADYTLNLYAGPEIAVASTKAYTAQIAVLAILAVDTAKAKGITLDFDPMQELAIVANAMEILTDQKEGIEELVREYLATSRNAFFIGRSTDYHVCMEGALKLKEISYIQAEGFAGGELKHGTIALIEEGTPVIALATQENVNYSIRGNVQEVVARGANALVISMKGLEQDTDAFVIPHVHELLTPLASVVPLQLLAYYAALHRDCDVDKPRNLAKSVTVE; the protein is encoded by the coding sequence ATGTGTGGAATTGTAGGTTATATAGGACAAAATGATTCAAAAGAAGTTTTATTAAATGGGCTGGAGAAATTAGAATACCGTGGCTATGATTCGGCTGGAATAGCTATGTTAAACGACGAAGGAGTCCATGTTACAAAGGTAAAAGGTCGTATTGCAGTACTGCGCGACCGAGTGAAGTCTTCTATTCATGCAACAATGGGAATCGGCCATACCCGCTGGGCAACACATGGTGTGCCAAGTGAAGAGAACGCACATCCGCATCAAAGCGCGTCTGGCAGATTTACACTTGTTCATAATGGAGTAATTGAAAATTACCATGACATTAAAAGAGACTACCTGCAAAGTACAACTTTTGTAAGTGAAACAGATACAGAGGTTATCGTACAGCTTGTTGAAAAACTGCATGAAGAATATCAGGATACGAAAGAAGCGTTCCGTCAAGTATTGAAGTTGCTAAAAGGGTCCTATGCAATTGGACTAATTGACCACGAGGACAAAGATACTTTATATGTTGCAAAAAATAAGAGCCCTCTATTAGTAGGTATTGGAGAAGGCTTCAACCTTGTAGCAAGTGATGCAATGGCAACACTAAAAGAAACGGATCAATATGTGGAAATACATGATCAGGAAATTGTACTTGTGAAACGTGATTCCGTGGAAATTCAAACCCTCGATGGTGAAGTCATAACGCGTGAAGCGTACACTGCTCAGCTTGATGTGAGTGATATTGAAAAAGGAACCTATCCACACTTTATGCTGAAGGAAATTGATGAACAACCTTTTGTCATGCGTAAAATCATTAACGAATACCAAACAGAAGACAATGAACTGAAACTTGATGAAGATATCCGTGCTGCTATGAAAACATGTGACCGTATTTATATTATTGCAGCGGGAACTAGTTATCATGCTGGATTGGTTGGCAAAGAGTTTCTGGAAAAACTGGCAAAAATTCCGGTGGAAGTACACGTTGCCAGTGAATTTTCTTATAATATGCCGTTATTATCAGAAAAACCTCTGTTTGTATTTATCTCCCAGAGTGGAGAAACAGCAGACAGTCGTGCAGTATTAGTAAAAATTAAAGAACTGGGATATCCGTCACTAACAATTACTAATGTGCCGGGATCCACCCTTTCTCGTGAAGCAGATTATACGCTAAATCTTTATGCAGGCCCGGAAATTGCTGTGGCCTCAACAAAGGCCTATACAGCACAAATTGCCGTGCTTGCTATACTGGCAGTAGATACCGCAAAAGCCAAAGGCATTACATTGGACTTCGATCCGATGCAGGAGCTAGCCATAGTGGCAAATGCCATGGAAATATTAACAGACCAAAAAGAAGGAATCGAAGAATTGGTACGTGAATATTTGGCAACCTCCCGTAATGCATTCTTTATTGGAAGAAGCACCGACTACCATGTGTGTATGGAGGGGGCTTTGAAGTTAAAGGAAATATCTTATATTCAAGCGGAAGGGTTTGCCGGCGGAGAATTAAAGCACGGTACCATTGCTCTCATTGAAGAAGGTACACCAGTGATTGCACTGGCCACACAGGAAAATGTGAACTACTCCATTCGTGGGAACGTACAGGAAGTAGTCGCCCGTGGAGCAAACGCATTAGTGATCAGCATGAAAGGATTGGAACAGGATACAGACGCGTTTGTTATCCCACATGTCCATGAGTTGCTTACCCCACTTGCCAGTGTCGTACCATTACAACTGCTCGCATATTATGCTGCATTACATCGTGATTGTGATGTAGATAAGCCAAGGAATCTGGCGAAGAGCGTGACTGTGGAGTAA
- a CDS encoding S9 family peptidase, which yields MITFPKPTVEQFFRSYAITNFAVSKDEKQLVFSTNLNGKMNLWAMDLPGNFPYLFAHVDESCSFIKFDPENRYVLAGFDKDGDENHHIYSLPVTGGLPQKLITGEASDKFFFSHLSKDGERLYYMTSEENPSFLNTRVRNLKGNSDELIHTGEEALTELAAVSEKETSFVYLQSYANTYVTGFVNTGTGKLSLTPDPEKVHVVFDPVFTDEETVYFVTDYESEYSYVAKFEITKKEFSVVQKFADESVTSLKWDQTNDAFYLVTEKGVSDLLYRYDLQSGKCMELEAPAEVVGQLSIGQSGAIYLLGTSGIQPINIFYSRDGIEWEQLTNNTVLGVSKEHMVDPEVVSYPSFDGKEIEALLFKALPENDNGHTIFWPHGGPQAAERKTYRAMFQSFLNQGYTIFAPNFRGSTGYGSNFVKLVEQDWGEGPRLDCVAGIEWLFDQKITDREKLFLVGGSYGGYMALLLHGRHAEYFKAVVDIFGPSDLFTFVNSVPPHWKPIMDRWIGDPERDKERFVKDSPITYLEGMTRPMLVIQGAKDPRVVKEESDQIVAKLKEKGRDVEYLVLEDEGHGFSKKENEINVYKRMLDFMEKHQTSK from the coding sequence ATGATTACATTTCCAAAGCCAACGGTTGAACAATTTTTCCGTAGCTATGCGATTACTAATTTTGCAGTAAGTAAGGATGAAAAACAACTCGTATTCAGTACAAATTTAAATGGCAAGATGAACTTATGGGCAATGGATTTACCAGGAAATTTTCCATATCTATTTGCACATGTTGATGAATCGTGCAGTTTTATAAAATTTGATCCAGAAAACAGATATGTACTTGCTGGGTTTGATAAAGATGGTGATGAAAATCATCATATCTATAGCTTGCCTGTTACAGGCGGCCTTCCTCAAAAATTAATAACCGGGGAAGCCTCGGATAAGTTTTTCTTTTCCCATTTGAGTAAAGATGGTGAAAGATTATATTATATGACATCTGAGGAAAACCCTTCTTTCTTAAATACGCGTGTTCGCAATCTAAAGGGTAATTCAGATGAGCTTATTCATACTGGAGAGGAAGCTTTAACAGAGCTTGCCGCCGTTTCAGAAAAAGAGACTTCCTTTGTATACCTTCAATCATATGCAAACACCTATGTAACCGGATTTGTAAACACAGGAACGGGTAAACTTTCGTTAACCCCGGATCCTGAGAAGGTTCATGTCGTTTTTGATCCCGTATTCACAGATGAAGAAACGGTTTACTTTGTAACAGATTATGAAAGTGAATATAGTTATGTGGCTAAATTTGAGATAACTAAAAAGGAATTTTCTGTTGTACAAAAATTCGCGGATGAGAGTGTTACTTCTTTAAAGTGGGATCAGACAAATGATGCGTTTTACCTCGTTACTGAAAAGGGTGTTTCTGACCTGTTGTATCGTTATGATCTTCAGTCAGGGAAATGTATGGAATTAGAAGCTCCCGCCGAAGTAGTTGGGCAATTAAGCATTGGGCAATCCGGCGCAATTTATCTTCTCGGTACAAGCGGTATTCAGCCAATTAACATTTTTTATTCCAGAGATGGCATAGAGTGGGAGCAGCTTACGAACAATACCGTCTTAGGTGTAAGCAAGGAACATATGGTGGACCCGGAAGTAGTTTCCTACCCTTCCTTTGACGGAAAGGAAATTGAAGCACTCTTATTTAAAGCCTTACCGGAAAATGACAATGGCCATACGATTTTCTGGCCACACGGTGGCCCACAGGCAGCAGAAAGAAAGACATATCGTGCGATGTTCCAAAGCTTTCTCAACCAGGGTTATACCATTTTTGCACCTAACTTCCGAGGCAGTACGGGCTATGGCTCCAACTTTGTAAAGTTAGTGGAACAGGATTGGGGAGAAGGGCCGCGATTAGATTGTGTAGCAGGAATCGAATGGTTATTTGACCAAAAGATCACTGACCGGGAAAAATTGTTTCTTGTGGGTGGCAGCTATGGTGGCTACATGGCATTATTGCTGCATGGTCGTCACGCAGAGTATTTTAAGGCAGTCGTAGATATATTTGGCCCATCCGATTTATTCACCTTCGTAAATTCGGTACCGCCTCATTGGAAACCAATTATGGACCGTTGGATAGGCGATCCAGAGCGCGATAAAGAACGATTTGTTAAGGATTCTCCGATTACTTATTTGGAGGGGATGACCAGACCGATGCTCGTCATCCAAGGTGCCAAGGACCCAAGGGTAGTAAAAGAAGAATCAGATCAAATTGTTGCTAAGTTAAAGGAAAAAGGCAGGGATGTCGAGTATCTTGTGCTGGAAGATGAAGGACATGGTTTCTCCAAAAAAGAAAACGAGATTAATGTTTATAAACGGATGCTTGATTTCATGGAAAAACATCAAACAAGTAAATAG